The DNA window CGGGAACCGCCGCGTAGGTCATCGAGATCGGGCAGGTGTGTCCCGCCTCGATTTGGCTCCACACATACATCTTCGCCGCGCGCGCGGCGTGCGCCGACGGCCGGTCGTCCCGCCACGGCGCGCCGTGCAGGCCGTGCGACACCGCGACCCGCATCAGGTCGTGCCAGTGCGGGTGGAACTCGACCTCGTCGATCCGGTTGCCGTACCGGTCGTGCGTGCGCAGCACCGGCTCGTTCTCGTTGACGATCCGGCCCCAGTCCTGCGCTTCCTGGCCACCGGCGAGCTTGCCCAGCTCGTGCAGCTCGGGTTCCGCCCAGCCGGCGCCTTCGCGGTTCAGCGCCTCCAGCAGCGCCGGGTCCGCGGCCACGTCGTGGCCGTGCAGCGGCGGGACCTGGTTGGTGACCTCATGCGTGGGCATCCGAACCTCCAAGCGGGGAAATCGCCCGTACGGCGAAGCGGCAGAGTTCTTCGATGGCGGCGGCGTCGCCCGAGGTGAGCGGGCCGATGAGCACCTCGGCGAAGGCGCCGACCAGCCCGGCCGCGGTGATCGCCGGGTCCTGCGGGGTCAGCTCGCCCGCGCGCACGCCGTCGGCGACGTGCTTGGCGACGATGTCCCGAAACGCCTGCCGGAACACCAGCCGCTCGGTTTCGATCGGCGCGTCGACGGGCTCGGCCAGCAGCGCGTACGCCAGCCGCGGTGCCTTCAGCGCGCGCCCTGCGAACGTGTCGACCACCGCGAGCACGCGTTCGCTCGCGGTGCCCGGCCGGTCC is part of the Amycolatopsis sp. CA-230715 genome and encodes:
- a CDS encoding TetR/AcrR family transcriptional regulator, translated to MPYRRTPKVQQRLDEQRAAILDAAVELLAETGYAGCSMAAVAAKAGIATGSVYQHFPGKADLVVELFRRVVTREVDAVAAAADRPGTASERVLAVVDTFAGRALKAPRLAYALLAEPVDAPIETERLVFRQAFRDIVAKHVADGVRAGELTPQDPAITAAGLVGAFAEVLIGPLTSGDAAAIEELCRFAVRAISPLGGSDAHA